One segment of Treponema pectinovorum DNA contains the following:
- a CDS encoding GtrA family protein, giving the protein MKIKELIDVKLLKFLIVGVINTIVGAGTMFLLYNLAHCNYWFSSACNYIVGGICSYLLNKYFTFKNHKKGFGQIIQFVVLLVICYLIAYVLAKYFIYLIFSSQSIKVKDNIAMLTGEFLYLAINYLGQRLVVFKNKE; this is encoded by the coding sequence ATGAAGATTAAAGAACTGATAGATGTAAAATTACTCAAATTTTTAATTGTAGGTGTAATCAATACTATAGTTGGAGCTGGAACAATGTTTTTGCTTTACAACCTTGCTCATTGTAATTATTGGTTTTCTTCAGCGTGCAATTATATTGTAGGTGGAATTTGCAGTTACCTTTTGAACAAATATTTTACATTCAAAAATCACAAAAAAGGATTTGGCCAAATTATTCAGTTTGTTGTATTGCTTGTTATCTGTTATTTAATCGCATACGTTCTTGCAAAATATTTTATCTATCTTATTTTTTCATCACAAAGCATAAAAGTTAAGGATAATATAGCAATGCTCACAGGAGAATTTTTATATCTAGCAATAAATTACCTTGGACAAAGGCTTGTTGTGTTTAAAAATAAGGAGTAA
- a CDS encoding glycosyltransferase family 2 protein, whose protein sequence is MEDVLFSVLIANYNNSEFLTECIQSVYKQTYKNWEIIFVDDFSKDNSLEIIEGFASKDSRIHIFKNSKNKGCGYTKKHCIDMANGELCGFLDSDDVLAEDAIELMVKVHLEQPDVSIIGSRRIFCDFNMKILDVAPSLVDKVKNFKTLLDTPFLITHFVSFKKSAYLNTQGIDSSLLRAVDQDLYYKLEEVGKVAFIDKPLYYYRNNSNSISLNDNRYKADAWHLCIIKDVCARRHLSFDNYCSLMKKTKSRKEKLINLFFLPYTNIKKLLTCKSHIKKFYKTFKTSENPVVVVSNFSGGGKI, encoded by the coding sequence ATGGAAGATGTTTTATTTTCAGTGTTGATTGCTAATTACAATAATTCTGAGTTTTTAACTGAATGTATACAAAGCGTTTACAAACAGACTTATAAAAATTGGGAAATCATATTTGTTGATGATTTTTCAAAAGATAATTCATTGGAAATAATCGAAGGCTTTGCCTCTAAAGATTCTAGAATTCATATCTTTAAGAATTCCAAAAATAAAGGTTGCGGTTACACAAAAAAACACTGCATAGATATGGCAAACGGTGAACTTTGCGGTTTTCTAGATTCTGATGACGTTTTAGCAGAAGATGCGATTGAATTGATGGTTAAAGTTCATTTAGAACAACCTGATGTTAGTATAATTGGCTCAAGAAGAATTTTTTGCGATTTTAATATGAAAATTTTAGATGTAGCACCGTCCTTAGTTGATAAAGTGAAAAATTTTAAAACCTTGCTGGACACACCTTTTTTGATAACTCATTTTGTATCTTTTAAAAAATCAGCGTATTTAAATACTCAAGGTATAGATTCTTCTTTATTGAGAGCTGTTGACCAAGATTTATACTACAAATTGGAAGAAGTAGGTAAAGTTGCCTTTATTGACAAACCTCTTTATTATTACAGAAATAACTCCAATTCAATTTCTCTAAACGATAACCGATATAAAGCAGATGCTTGGCATTTATGCATAATTAAAGATGTATGTGCTCGAAGACACCTTTCATTTGACAATTACTGTTCTTTGATGAAAAAAACTAAAAGTCGTAAAGAAAAACTTATAAATTTATTTTTTTTACCTTATACAAACATAAAAAAACTTCTCACATGCAAAAGCCACATAAAGAAATTTTATAAAACTTTTAAAACCTCTGAAAATCCTGTTGTTGTAGTTTCTAATTTTTCGGGGGGGGGAAAAATCTAA
- a CDS encoding capsular polysaccharide synthesis protein, whose amino-acid sequence MLQLKYKFAYKLSSKLKNRQNRFLDFCSINLNKYYFRGIQNYIKDFYSKNEVKQCESFNYNSSDLKNCIWICWFQGIEQAPQIVKACINSVKSAFPSKKVIILDESNIPNYINLPNHIIEKYNAGIISKQNFSDILRFALLKKYGGAWFDATIFALYPPKEDIFNYEIYSIKNKNGNRYNISRRRWTAYLWILKENENYFVNKVYDFFISYWKVNNSLIDYFLIDHIIAYLYETDAKIKNILDNIPPNNLHVSDFQDMLFFTIR is encoded by the coding sequence ATGTTGCAACTAAAGTATAAATTTGCTTATAAACTGTCTAGTAAATTGAAAAACCGACAGAATAGATTTTTAGACTTTTGTTCAATAAATCTAAACAAATATTACTTTAGAGGAATTCAAAACTACATAAAAGATTTTTATTCTAAAAACGAAGTAAAACAATGTGAAAGCTTTAATTATAATTCAAGCGATTTAAAAAATTGCATTTGGATATGTTGGTTTCAAGGGATAGAACAAGCGCCACAAATCGTAAAAGCATGTATAAACAGCGTAAAATCTGCCTTTCCCTCTAAAAAAGTAATAATTTTAGATGAGTCAAATATCCCAAATTATATCAATTTGCCAAACCACATAATAGAAAAGTATAATGCAGGTATAATTTCCAAACAAAATTTTTCAGATATTTTGCGATTTGCTTTATTAAAAAAATACGGTGGTGCTTGGTTTGATGCAACGATCTTCGCCTTGTATCCTCCAAAAGAAGACATATTCAACTATGAAATATATTCAATAAAAAATAAAAATGGAAACAGGTATAATATTTCGCGCAGACGTTGGACGGCATACCTTTGGATACTAAAAGAAAATGAAAATTATTTTGTGAATAAGGTCTATGATTTTTTTATTTCCTATTGGAAAGTAAATAATTCTTTAATTGACTATTTTTTAATTGACCATATAATTGCATACCTTTATGAAACAGATGCAAAAATAAAAAATATATTGGATAATATACCGCCAAATAATTTACATGTTTCAGATTTTCAAGATATGCTTTTTTTTACCATACGATGA
- a CDS encoding glycosyltransferase family 2 protein: MSKVSLIVPCYNEESNITPFYEEILKTFKYIDADFELVFVNDGSKDKTLEKIKNLHNDDKRVKCVSFARNFGKEAALFAGIRNVTGDCAVILDADLQHPPCVIKEMFQKWQEGFEVVEGIKTSRGKESILHKAFSQIFYGLMSKAVKMDMKNSSDYKLLDKKVIAQLAALKERNTFFRALSFWVGFKKTTVYYEVQERMSGVSKWSTKALTRYAINNVICFSYAPLHIIAVVGFIFILIAIGVSIDALISFAKGNAAQGFPTIILVLLLGFGATLICLGIIGVYIAQIYDEVKARPQYVIGEKIE; this comes from the coding sequence ATGTCTAAAGTATCACTTATAGTTCCTTGTTATAATGAAGAATCGAATATCACGCCTTTTTATGAAGAAATATTAAAAACTTTTAAATATATAGACGCAGACTTTGAATTAGTTTTTGTCAATGACGGCTCTAAAGATAAAACTTTAGAAAAAATTAAAAACCTGCATAACGATGATAAAAGGGTCAAATGCGTTTCGTTTGCTAGAAATTTTGGCAAAGAAGCCGCTCTTTTTGCTGGCATCAGAAACGTTACAGGCGATTGTGCTGTTATTTTGGATGCTGATTTGCAACATCCTCCTTGCGTAATTAAAGAGATGTTTCAAAAGTGGCAAGAAGGTTTTGAAGTTGTTGAAGGAATAAAAACTTCCAGAGGTAAAGAAAGCATTTTGCACAAAGCCTTCTCTCAAATTTTTTACGGACTTATGAGCAAAGCCGTAAAGATGGACATGAAAAATTCTAGCGACTACAAACTCCTTGACAAAAAGGTCATCGCTCAACTTGCAGCACTAAAAGAGCGCAATACTTTTTTTAGAGCACTTTCGTTTTGGGTTGGTTTTAAGAAGACTACAGTTTATTATGAAGTACAAGAGCGCATGTCTGGAGTTTCAAAATGGTCTACAAAAGCCCTAACTCGCTACGCAATAAACAATGTTATCTGCTTTAGTTATGCACCTTTGCACATAATTGCAGTTGTTGGTTTTATCTTTATTTTGATTGCAATCGGTGTAAGCATAGATGCATTGATAAGTTTTGCAAAAGGTAATGCTGCACAGGGATTCCCTACTATAATCCTTGTTTTGCTTTTAGGATTTGGAGCGACTCTCATTTGTCTAGGAATAATCGGCGTTTACATTGCTCAAATTTATGATGAAGTAAAAGCGCGACCTCAATATGTAATAGGTGAGAAAATTGAGTAG
- a CDS encoding ChbG/HpnK family deacetylase produces MSSQIDFHADDYALSQNSDDDIICLCKEGKLDSISIIPNLEIFESSVLKLKEAQKSFSKIIKVSVHLNFMEGKPVSNRELVRDLVDEKGFFCVSWGKLLMWNYNLFKRKKIKEQLAREISAQIEKCIKAEVSDIDCLRIDSHQHPHMIPIFKEAIFDAIKDKNYKVEYIRNTNDPISFYKKSKSEKTNFSNVLKCLILNHYSKSFSKILKRNNLPDSYLCGVYYSGKMDERIVNALPIFKREAVKRNRKFELLFHPGRMLKEELTQEFTKEGFVEFHLSENRKVEYSTCKNMKKD; encoded by the coding sequence TTGAGTAGCCAGATAGATTTTCATGCAGACGATTATGCTTTATCACAAAATTCTGACGATGACATAATCTGTCTTTGCAAGGAAGGAAAACTCGACAGCATAAGTATCATTCCAAATTTAGAAATTTTTGAAAGCAGTGTTTTAAAATTAAAGGAAGCACAAAAATCATTTTCCAAAATAATAAAAGTTTCTGTTCACTTAAATTTTATGGAAGGAAAACCTGTATCCAATCGCGAATTGGTTAGGGATTTGGTTGATGAAAAAGGCTTTTTCTGCGTTAGTTGGGGAAAACTTTTAATGTGGAACTATAACCTATTCAAAAGAAAAAAAATAAAAGAACAACTTGCACGAGAAATATCTGCACAGATAGAAAAATGCATTAAAGCAGAAGTTTCAGATATTGATTGTTTAAGAATCGACAGCCACCAGCATCCACACATGATTCCTATCTTTAAAGAAGCGATTTTTGATGCGATAAAAGATAAAAATTACAAAGTAGAATATATAAGAAATACTAACGACCCGATAAGTTTTTATAAAAAATCAAAATCTGAAAAAACAAATTTTAGCAATGTCTTAAAGTGTTTGATTTTAAATCACTATTCAAAAAGTTTTTCTAAAATACTAAAAAGGAACAATCTTCCAGACAGTTATCTTTGTGGAGTTTATTATAGCGGCAAAATGGACGAAAGAATTGTAAACGCACTCCCCATTTTTAAAAGAGAAGCAGTAAAACGCAACCGCAAATTTGAACTTTTATTTCATCCAGGCAGAATGCTAAAAGAAGAGCTCACACAAGAATTTACAAAAGAAGGTTTTGTGGAATTTCATCTGTCCGAAAATCGAAAAGTTGAATATTCCACCTGTAAAAATATGAAAAAGGATTGA
- a CDS encoding glycosyltransferase family A protein, translating to MIFNRFTKRLSTEFFNFLPIRKNENIKTDLIISLTSFPARLSKLNIVVRSLLKQTILPKRIVLYLGNDTKDSDIPKKLKRLTKYNFEIRTGYEDIKPHKKYFFAMQEFPENIIITVDDDLIYDKNLVNDLLECHRNNPDCVCARRVNRITKDRLGKIDKYSNWQWECKDIVEPSFELLATGCGGILYPPHILQKETFDAEAIKKYCLNTDDIWLKFMELKNRIKVVWTNSKIIHPLAIRKSQKTGLFHSNASSGNVNDINIKKMIEYTGINPADFF from the coding sequence ATGATTTTTAATAGATTTACTAAAAGGCTCTCTACAGAATTTTTTAATTTTCTTCCTATAAGAAAAAATGAGAATATAAAAACAGATTTGATAATATCCTTAACGTCTTTTCCTGCACGACTTTCAAAACTTAATATTGTGGTAAGGTCTTTATTGAAACAGACAATTTTACCAAAACGCATAGTGCTTTACCTTGGAAACGACACAAAAGATTCTGATATTCCAAAAAAATTAAAACGTCTTACAAAATATAATTTTGAAATACGAACTGGATACGAAGATATAAAACCTCATAAAAAATATTTTTTTGCCATGCAGGAATTCCCAGAAAATATCATAATTACAGTAGACGACGATTTAATTTACGATAAAAATCTCGTAAACGATTTGCTTGAATGTCATAGAAATAATCCAGACTGCGTATGCGCCCGAAGAGTAAATAGAATTACAAAAGATAGATTAGGGAAAATTGACAAATATTCTAATTGGCAATGGGAATGCAAAGATATTGTTGAGCCTTCTTTTGAACTTCTTGCGACTGGTTGCGGAGGAATTTTATATCCTCCTCATATATTGCAAAAAGAAACTTTTGATGCTGAGGCAATAAAAAAATATTGCTTGAATACGGACGACATTTGGCTTAAGTTTATGGAACTAAAAAATAGAATAAAAGTTGTATGGACAAATTCTAAAATCATTCATCCGCTTGCTATAAGAAAAAGTCAAAAAACAGGATTATTTCACAGCAATGCAAGTTCTGGAAATGTAAATGACATCAATATAAAAAAAATGATTGAATATACTGGTATAAATCCTGCCGATTTTTTTTAG
- a CDS encoding glucosyltransferase domain-containing protein translates to MKKQNKIITLIFSSLIILALIPCLFPQIQHLAVLFVEKLKHDDIHDSFWMKQMFAFAACAIFTILVINAVLFTQKGRKIFEHNIASFKKIFALIKDNKKYLFTIFLLYLFGYITIFRANFWNKAIDDLARQIEGSRDWMNWYRYISEIGSIFLHTSKQLIDIAPLTQLIATFFIALASFFIIHIFNKRFTYFSCIASLPVGLFPYFLSNLSYRYDSPYMGLAVLVSIIPFLFIEDKTTFITTSVLCLFFMCTSYQSASGIYIFMSVLCVFKMWTQDKKPIQEILKTTLICVLCYGLTLFVFSKLFIPKPDYEVYADEAINISCLIQNAITYIKNLLAHLSGTPIFYFSMLVFVIFIVHSFINTNINCLFSSFLSILVLVIALPFTFGSYLALEKPLYSARAFIGIGVFIGCLCVILLDSESSKSKKILNLSKIATFCLSWCLIAFSFAYGNAQADQKDYIQFRTTLLLKDLSEVVADTDKDVELLFAGDIGHSRTVKNLIEVYPVAEELIDIGLTPHRPSEFILQSYNFCELKAGTNNDFRKADFPVLIDNQYNKIQGENNRYLITFKNPHFKVIRTRNIEG, encoded by the coding sequence ATGAAAAAACAAAATAAAATAATCACCTTAATTTTTTCTAGCCTCATAATATTAGCGCTTATTCCTTGTCTTTTTCCTCAGATTCAACATCTAGCGGTTTTATTTGTAGAAAAACTAAAACACGATGACATACACGATTCCTTTTGGATGAAACAGATGTTCGCATTTGCAGCATGCGCAATATTTACGATATTGGTTATAAATGCAGTTTTATTTACGCAAAAAGGCAGAAAAATATTTGAACACAATATAGCATCGTTCAAAAAAATATTCGCTTTGATTAAAGATAATAAAAAGTATCTATTTACAATCTTTCTTTTATATTTATTTGGCTATATAACAATCTTTCGTGCAAATTTTTGGAACAAAGCGATTGATGACCTTGCAAGGCAGATAGAAGGTTCTCGAGATTGGATGAATTGGTACAGATATATTTCTGAAATAGGCTCTATTTTTCTCCATACATCAAAGCAGTTAATTGATATAGCACCTCTAACGCAGTTGATTGCAACTTTTTTTATTGCCCTAGCCTCATTCTTCATAATCCACATATTCAATAAGAGGTTCACTTATTTTTCGTGCATAGCATCTTTACCAGTGGGATTGTTTCCATACTTTCTTTCAAATCTATCCTACAGATACGATTCTCCTTATATGGGGCTTGCAGTTTTAGTTAGCATAATTCCTTTCCTCTTTATTGAAGATAAAACGACTTTCATCACGACTTCTGTTTTGTGTTTATTTTTTATGTGTACTTCATATCAATCCGCATCCGGTATATATATTTTTATGTCTGTACTTTGTGTTTTTAAGATGTGGACACAAGATAAAAAGCCAATACAAGAAATTTTAAAAACAACACTTATATGTGTATTGTGCTACGGATTAACGCTTTTTGTTTTTTCAAAACTTTTCATTCCAAAACCAGATTACGAAGTTTATGCAGACGAAGCGATAAACATCTCTTGCCTAATTCAAAACGCAATAACATATATAAAAAATCTTTTGGCACACTTGTCTGGAACTCCAATTTTCTATTTTTCGATGCTAGTTTTTGTTATCTTTATTGTTCATTCTTTTATCAATACAAATATCAATTGTTTATTTTCAAGTTTTCTTTCTATCCTCGTACTTGTTATAGCGCTCCCTTTTACCTTTGGCTCTTATCTTGCCTTGGAAAAACCACTATATTCAGCAAGGGCTTTTATCGGAATTGGAGTCTTCATTGGCTGTCTTTGTGTAATTTTATTAGATAGTGAAAGTTCAAAATCAAAGAAAATCTTAAACCTTTCAAAAATTGCAACATTTTGTCTTTCATGGTGCTTGATTGCGTTTTCGTTCGCTTATGGAAATGCACAAGCAGATCAAAAAGATTATATACAATTTAGGACAACACTTTTATTAAAAGACCTTTCTGAAGTTGTCGCAGATACAGATAAAGATGTTGAACTTCTATTTGCTGGTGATATTGGGCACTCAAGAACTGTTAAAAACCTTATTGAAGTATATCCTGTTGCAGAAGAATTAATTGACATTGGTTTAACACCTCATAGACCTTCAGAATTCATATTGCAATCTTACAATTTTTGCGAATTAAAGGCTGGAACAAATAACGATTTTAGAAAAGCAGATTTTCCAGTTTTGATTGATAATCAATACAATAAAATTCAAGGTGAAAACAACAGATATCTTATAACTTTTAAAAATCCGCATTTTAAAGTTATACGGACAAGAAATATAGAAGGATAA
- a CDS encoding glucosyltransferase domain-containing protein — MDKIIGRTLRDPQKWSRIIKGILHIPVFFCAIFIFNNFFALGIKNAQKTKQIFYNIFSKFKKSDFIVFILVFTFFFFIAYYKIIDADFYYADDKARLIGDDKSSWISFGRYVSEFLSILVHTSFPLADVAPLTQFISIFIMAFSLMILTLVLGVGLKILKAIPLTFLFISPFFSQAFSYRFDSIYMTLAVFFALLPFLFKEDKITYIYSSIVFLVLSCMCYQAATSVYIVLVIFISLDRIKNNQNIKESIYFILISAISFCSALLIYKFLFDCPPAPKYFVPSTEENYFSTLVSIKMIPQNIKNYVLIVANNVGGIWIKVFIICSAIIYFVFSIKNSKINKLIFSALSIVSIDLAFILSFGPYMIFEKTLLAPRVFMGFNMFVGLILFFCIKDIFLTTASIKSKWLFSIPTHFVIYGCITFLYVYGNCLSHQKEYSDFRFQLIINDMNEYIKEGDIYISFTGESTEYCQALDVAVKQYPIINILLENQPSPNSSWNDDYLYKFNLVSEQGNSKEKLPLLKESYYHDLYGKDNHFVVNLKR, encoded by the coding sequence ATGGATAAGATTATAGGCAGAACTTTACGAGATCCTCAAAAATGGTCAAGGATAATAAAAGGCATATTGCACATACCTGTTTTTTTCTGCGCAATTTTTATTTTTAATAATTTTTTTGCACTTGGAATAAAAAACGCACAAAAAACAAAACAAATTTTTTACAACATTTTTTCAAAATTTAAAAAATCAGATTTTATCGTCTTCATTCTTGTTTTTACGTTTTTCTTTTTCATCGCTTATTATAAAATTATCGATGCTGACTTTTATTATGCAGATGACAAAGCAAGGTTGATAGGAGACGATAAATCTTCATGGATTTCTTTTGGAAGATACGTTTCGGAGTTTTTATCAATTCTTGTTCATACATCTTTTCCACTAGCAGATGTCGCACCTTTAACTCAATTTATTTCAATATTCATAATGGCTTTTTCATTGATGATTTTAACTTTAGTTTTAGGTGTTGGGTTGAAAATTTTAAAGGCAATTCCTTTGACATTTCTTTTTATCTCTCCTTTTTTCTCGCAAGCTTTTTCTTATAGATTTGACAGCATATACATGACTCTTGCTGTTTTTTTTGCATTGCTACCTTTTTTGTTCAAAGAAGATAAAATCACATACATATATTCATCCATCGTATTTTTAGTGCTTTCATGCATGTGCTATCAAGCGGCAACATCTGTCTATATTGTTTTGGTAATTTTTATAAGCTTAGACAGAATAAAAAACAATCAAAACATAAAAGAATCAATTTATTTCATCCTTATTTCTGCAATTTCTTTTTGCTCAGCTCTTCTCATCTATAAATTTCTGTTCGATTGCCCTCCTGCTCCAAAATATTTTGTTCCATCTACAGAAGAAAATTATTTTTCAACTTTGGTTTCAATAAAAATGATTCCCCAAAATATTAAAAATTATGTTTTGATTGTTGCAAATAATGTCGGGGGAATTTGGATAAAAGTTTTTATAATTTGTTCTGCAATAATCTACTTTGTATTTTCAATAAAAAATTCAAAAATCAATAAACTTATTTTTTCAGCACTTTCTATTGTGTCTATAGACCTAGCATTTATACTTTCTTTTGGACCATATATGATATTTGAAAAAACTTTGCTCGCTCCAAGAGTTTTCATGGGTTTCAATATGTTTGTTGGTCTTATTTTATTTTTTTGTATAAAAGATATATTCTTGACCACCGCTTCGATAAAAAGTAAATGGTTATTTTCAATTCCAACGCACTTTGTTATATATGGTTGCATAACCTTTCTATATGTTTACGGAAATTGCCTTTCTCATCAAAAAGAATATTCAGATTTTAGATTCCAACTTATCATAAACGATATGAATGAATATATAAAAGAAGGTGATATTTATATCTCTTTTACAGGAGAATCTACAGAATACTGCCAAGCCTTAGATGTTGCTGTAAAACAGTATCCTATAATAAATATACTTTTGGAAAATCAACCTTCGCCAAATTCCTCTTGGAATGATGACTATCTATATAAATTTAATTTAGTTTCGGAGCAAGGAAATTCAAAAGAAAAACTTCCGCTGTTAAAAGAATCCTATTATCATGATTTATATGGAAAGGATAACCATTTTGTTGTAAATCTAAAAAGATAA
- a CDS encoding nucleotide sugar dehydrogenase gives MNITIAGTGYVGLSNAILLAQHNKVTAVDLVKSKVDLINNKKSPIVDKEIEEYLYQKNLDLVATTDEKTAYNNPDFVVIATPTNYDSEKNFFDTSSIESVLKIIEKRCPDTTVVIKSTVPVGYTEKIYSRFNIKNLLFSPEFLREGHALYDNLYPSRIVVSYPFETPKLKSKALEFAELLKQGAIKKDIAVLTPNCTEAEAIKLFANTYLALRVAYFNELDTYSEVRGLNTQQIIEGISLDPRIGDFYNNPSFGYGGYCLPKDTKQLLANFNSVPQNLIQAIVQSNKTRKEFIASQILSKNPKFVGIYRLTMKANSDNFRQSSIQDIMKILRGEGVEVLIYEPTLKCDKFEKFCVIHDFDDFAKKSDVILANRMSEELSKVSEKVYTRDLYSRD, from the coding sequence ATGAATATAACAATCGCAGGAACTGGCTATGTTGGCCTTTCAAACGCAATTCTTTTAGCGCAACACAATAAGGTTACGGCTGTTGACCTTGTAAAATCTAAGGTTGATTTAATCAATAACAAAAAATCTCCTATAGTCGATAAAGAAATTGAAGAATATCTCTATCAAAAAAATCTTGACTTAGTTGCAACTACTGATGAAAAAACTGCATACAACAACCCGGACTTCGTCGTCATTGCAACTCCTACAAATTACGACAGCGAAAAAAACTTTTTCGACACTTCTTCTATCGAATCCGTATTAAAAATTATCGAAAAACGATGCCCTGATACCACTGTTGTAATAAAATCAACTGTTCCTGTTGGCTACACAGAAAAAATCTATTCTCGATTTAATATAAAAAATCTGCTTTTTAGTCCTGAATTTTTACGAGAAGGTCATGCCCTTTACGACAACCTCTACCCTAGCCGCATCGTTGTAAGCTATCCTTTTGAAACTCCAAAACTTAAATCTAAAGCTTTAGAGTTTGCTGAACTTTTAAAACAAGGTGCTATAAAAAAAGACATCGCAGTATTAACACCAAATTGCACAGAAGCGGAGGCGATTAAACTTTTTGCAAATACATATCTTGCTCTTCGCGTTGCTTACTTTAATGAATTGGACACGTATTCAGAAGTGAGAGGATTAAATACTCAGCAAATCATAGAAGGAATAAGCCTTGATCCTCGCATTGGAGATTTTTACAACAATCCTTCGTTTGGATACGGTGGCTATTGTCTTCCAAAGGACACAAAACAACTGCTTGCAAATTTCAATTCTGTTCCGCAAAATCTAATCCAAGCGATTGTACAATCTAATAAAACAAGAAAAGAGTTTATCGCTTCGCAAATTTTATCGAAAAATCCAAAGTTCGTTGGAATATACCGCCTAACCATGAAAGCAAACAGCGATAATTTCCGACAAAGTTCCATTCAAGATATAATGAAAATCCTTAGAGGCGAAGGCGTTGAAGTTTTAATATACGAGCCTACCCTTAAGTGCGATAAATTTGAAAAATTCTGTGTGATTCACGATTTTGATGACTTTGCAAAAAAAAGCGATGTGATTCTTGCAAACCGCATGTCAGAAGAACTGTCTAAGGTGTCCGAAAAAGTTTATACTCGAGACCTTTACTCGCGCGATTAA
- a CDS encoding GumK N-terminal domain-containing glycosyltransferase: MIKKIVFITTHNWDTKRQGGFHKFAEATCLSGIETIFFSFPRPYYALFMKREQLNKDVIKTLSKGKYYDCIQGNEGKTNRLLNITYPTFRLPDSAGRFLSDKVMNWFLMHSFKSFKRFCEKYFEGTDCFVFESCEGIAFIDILKEYFPEAKMIYRPSDPMVYATVPQRVKNLEKNILYKADLSLIVNQEGIDSYKKYIEDFESKVRYEILSNGIDIASYTKKYPVPQMLQKPNTVLYVGAWEVEWELLFLAAETNPDFNYIVVCPNYPSSAIQKKVCQFKNLFYVPGIKPYEVPEWITNCKVVMVPYQTDFYKDRPLGITAKYYQAMAAQKPIVAYCDTPKLKDVGISVNYSYEDFIKRVQLAMKKNSCTYKFDLQGRDWIEICKKFIKACEKNHED, encoded by the coding sequence ATGATTAAAAAAATTGTTTTTATAACGACACACAATTGGGACACAAAGCGACAGGGAGGTTTTCATAAATTTGCAGAGGCGACCTGTCTTTCTGGAATCGAAACCATTTTTTTTAGTTTTCCGCGACCATATTATGCTCTTTTTATGAAAAGGGAACAGTTGAATAAGGATGTGATAAAAACTCTTTCCAAGGGCAAATACTACGATTGTATTCAAGGCAATGAAGGAAAAACTAACAGGTTGCTAAACATCACTTACCCTACTTTTAGGCTTCCAGACAGTGCAGGGCGATTTTTAAGCGACAAAGTTATGAACTGGTTTTTGATGCATTCTTTTAAAAGTTTTAAGAGATTTTGTGAAAAATATTTTGAAGGCACAGATTGTTTTGTCTTTGAATCCTGCGAAGGAATTGCATTTATCGATATATTAAAAGAGTATTTTCCAGAAGCAAAAATGATATACCGCCCAAGCGATCCTATGGTTTATGCAACCGTTCCACAGCGCGTGAAAAATCTGGAAAAAAATATCTTATATAAAGCGGATTTAAGCTTAATCGTCAATCAAGAAGGCATTGATTCTTATAAAAAATATATTGAAGATTTTGAAAGCAAGGTTCGCTACGAAATTTTATCAAACGGAATTGACATCGCTTCTTATACAAAAAAATATCCTGTTCCTCAAATGCTTCAAAAACCAAATACCGTTTTGTACGTTGGTGCATGGGAAGTTGAATGGGAACTGCTTTTTTTGGCAGCAGAAACAAATCCAGATTTCAATTACATAGTTGTATGCCCAAATTATCCTTCGTCGGCAATTCAAAAAAAAGTTTGCCAATTCAAAAATCTTTTTTATGTTCCAGGTATTAAGCCTTACGAAGTTCCTGAGTGGATTACAAATTGCAAAGTCGTAATGGTTCCTTATCAAACAGATTTTTACAAAGACCGCCCTTTAGGGATCACCGCAAAATACTATCAAGCTATGGCAGCGCAAAAACCGATTGTTGCCTATTGCGATACTCCAAAATTAAAGGATGTGGGCATAAGCGTAAATTATTCTTATGAAGATTTCATAAAACGAGTCCAACTAGCGATGAAAAAAAATTCTTGCACCTATAAATTTGATTTGCAAGGTCGAGATTGGATTGAAATCTGTAAGAAATTCATAAAAGCGTGCGAGAAAAATCATGAAGATTAA